A genomic region of Flammeovirga agarivorans contains the following coding sequences:
- a CDS encoding tyrosine-type recombinase/integrase, which produces MNKNTVARIVGTLKTVTKEAAQRGEIDYDPLGALVKPEGEPVDFVVLTEGEYSKLKAYKFGSQKIQKIADMLIFMCETGFHYRELQNFKVSENVYISASGQKMISILRQKTIKSNPRPCILPFSELAEKMIEKYGGEEMPRISLEKLNSYLKEVDAILNFNKNLTSKVGRKTFATRWLNLGMSKESIATMCGHSSSRITEEVYMRVQDYKVIREMEEAKKNIFDHSTSELIQD; this is translated from the coding sequence TTGAACAAAAATACTGTAGCTAGGATTGTAGGAACATTGAAAACAGTCACAAAAGAAGCTGCTCAAAGAGGAGAAATTGATTATGACCCACTAGGAGCCTTAGTCAAACCTGAAGGAGAACCTGTTGATTTTGTAGTTCTGACTGAAGGTGAGTATTCTAAATTGAAAGCATATAAATTTGGATCTCAAAAAATTCAGAAAATTGCTGATATGTTGATTTTTATGTGTGAAACAGGATTTCATTACCGAGAATTACAAAACTTCAAGGTTTCTGAAAACGTGTACATTAGTGCTTCAGGACAAAAAATGATTTCAATTTTACGTCAAAAGACCATTAAATCTAATCCTAGGCCATGTATTCTTCCTTTTTCTGAGCTAGCTGAAAAGATGATCGAAAAATATGGTGGTGAAGAAATGCCAAGAATTTCATTAGAAAAATTGAATAGCTACCTGAAAGAAGTTGATGCTATACTCAACTTCAATAAAAACCTCACATCAAAGGTAGGTAGAAAAACATTTGCTACACGTTGGTTGAACCTAGGAATGTCAAAAGAAAGTATTGCTACCATGTGTGGTCATAGCTCTTCCCGAATTACTGAAGAAGTGTATATGAGAGTTCAGGATTACAAAGTGATTCGTGAAATGGAGGAAGCCAAAAAGAATATCTTTGACCATTCAACTTCAGAGTTGATTCAAGACTAA
- a CDS encoding phage integrase SAM-like domain-containing protein, whose protein sequence is MSKTIQQKELKLSAGTSRNYHVRLARVNQYLQETQQKEVKLNELNPQWGRKFINWLEHQKN, encoded by the coding sequence ATGAGTAAAACGATCCAGCAAAAAGAGTTGAAACTTTCTGCGGGTACTTCTCGGAATTACCATGTTCGTTTGGCTCGTGTAAATCAGTATTTGCAGGAAACACAACAAAAGGAAGTTAAATTGAATGAATTAAATCCTCAATGGGGAAGAAAGTTTATCAATTGGCTGGAACATCAGAAAAATTAA
- a CDS encoding serine hydrolase — protein MSKSKSIYIKLLFFVTTLTSILGYQQTAHATDVDSLFSQLTLEEKIGQLILGIPNNNETLIKSLARENRLGGVLFNDYCNPTLYRYFTNLNKLPNKVKVLLGAKNQESLKCLNEKYQYLPDNYNLGAIKSNVFTYNSYKEIGVEANRLGIDFYLSNALSIHKEASTEYGFGEDINNVTLKNQAAIKGIHQSKILVGSAIDYIKDIDELSKKNQLILKGLVKDSLQIILPTEVLFDAPIFTKNIVQHLRDSLKYQGLILTGNLSAGNNGLKTVQSSINALQNGHDLIAVSDFFEEVIKGVRNAVKKGTLNIEVIDEKVLKVLNYKYRQKAVVNDSSTSNEQLNAIISETYEKSLTLLDNTDSLLPLKDLTKKKYQVISIGLKNEEDHFSEMMNRFIDYDYHRIENSSFSTGQVNLLLESCKKKDMVIVNIVCYQNSSKHRFGISYATEQLIDQLQQKTNVIVTIHGSPNGLKYLKGTKNTLINYSIDQEAQYASAQFIAGCTDVNGKLPVSISNQFDLNQGEKVKGLQRLGYGKAAYVGLDGAVLNHLIDSIANHAINIEATPGCQVVVAKNGKIVFEKSYGYFTYEKSIPVTNSTVYDIASITKVAATTQAMMMLDYVDSVNVNNRLKYYISDTDTTNKGNIRLIQFLTHTAPLRGGYYFWGHVYDKETKKYDPTYISSYKKKGYNVEITPNLFATDSIKDCMWKWLLESPISTRRRYTKDVYRYWYSDLGYYFLQRSIEKITDKRLDHYLESKLYSKLGTRNLGYLPLAHGINLKRIPPTEMDIHYRQSLIKGIVHDPSADLMGGVAGHAGIFSNAHDLAILMQMNLQNGFYAGNQFFDEATINKYNRQPYVRFKNRRALGWDKPPLRGDEGNTSPLAPKKTFGHTGFTGTCAWIDPENDIVYIFLSNRVYPTARNNKLAKENIRENIQSAIYQAMGEVLPQ, from the coding sequence ATGTCGAAATCAAAAAGCATATATATAAAACTATTATTTTTTGTAACTACTTTAACTTCTATTCTTGGTTACCAACAAACAGCTCATGCAACAGATGTTGACAGCCTTTTTTCACAACTTACTTTAGAAGAAAAAATAGGACAATTAATTCTAGGAATACCAAATAACAATGAAACTCTTATCAAGTCGCTAGCTAGAGAAAATCGTCTTGGAGGAGTTCTATTTAATGATTATTGTAATCCCACTTTGTATAGGTATTTTACTAATCTTAATAAGCTACCTAACAAGGTAAAAGTTCTATTAGGAGCTAAAAACCAAGAAAGTTTAAAGTGTCTCAATGAAAAATACCAATACTTGCCAGACAACTATAATCTGGGAGCCATAAAGAGTAATGTTTTTACTTATAACTCATATAAAGAAATAGGTGTTGAGGCCAATCGTTTAGGTATTGATTTCTACTTATCCAATGCCTTATCAATACATAAAGAAGCTTCTACAGAATATGGCTTTGGAGAGGACATTAATAATGTGACATTAAAAAATCAAGCTGCAATAAAAGGGATACATCAGAGTAAAATCTTAGTAGGCAGTGCTATCGATTACATAAAAGATATCGATGAACTTTCTAAAAAAAATCAACTTATCCTTAAAGGGCTTGTAAAGGACAGTTTACAAATAATACTACCAACAGAAGTTTTATTCGACGCTCCTATCTTTACTAAAAACATCGTTCAACATCTTAGAGATTCACTAAAGTATCAAGGGTTAATTCTTACAGGAAACCTCTCTGCAGGTAACAATGGTTTAAAGACTGTACAATCTAGTATCAATGCTTTACAGAATGGACATGACCTTATTGCTGTATCTGATTTCTTTGAGGAAGTAATTAAAGGAGTTAGAAATGCTGTCAAGAAAGGAACATTGAATATTGAGGTAATTGACGAAAAGGTACTAAAAGTATTGAATTACAAATACCGTCAGAAAGCTGTAGTTAATGACTCTTCGACTTCTAATGAACAACTTAATGCCATTATCTCTGAAACGTATGAAAAGTCTCTGACCTTATTGGATAATACTGACAGCTTATTACCTCTTAAAGATTTAACGAAGAAAAAATATCAAGTCATCAGTATTGGTTTAAAAAACGAAGAAGATCATTTTTCTGAAATGATGAATAGGTTTATCGATTATGACTATCATCGAATTGAAAATTCTAGTTTTTCAACAGGTCAGGTTAATCTTCTTTTAGAATCATGTAAGAAGAAAGATATGGTGATTGTAAATATCGTTTGCTATCAAAATTCTTCGAAACATAGATTTGGAATCAGTTATGCGACGGAACAGTTAATAGATCAACTACAACAAAAAACTAATGTAATAGTCACTATTCATGGTTCTCCTAATGGTCTGAAGTATTTAAAAGGAACTAAAAATACTTTAATTAATTATTCCATAGATCAAGAAGCACAATATGCCTCTGCACAGTTTATCGCTGGATGTACTGATGTTAATGGAAAATTACCCGTTTCGATTTCTAATCAATTTGATTTAAATCAGGGTGAAAAAGTAAAAGGCTTACAAAGGTTAGGATATGGTAAAGCTGCATATGTCGGTTTGGACGGTGCAGTTTTAAATCACTTGATTGATAGTATTGCCAATCATGCCATAAATATTGAAGCCACTCCAGGTTGCCAAGTAGTAGTCGCAAAAAATGGAAAAATCGTATTTGAAAAATCGTATGGATATTTTACCTATGAAAAATCTATACCTGTAACGAATAGTACTGTTTATGATATTGCATCTATCACTAAAGTAGCAGCAACAACCCAAGCTATGATGATGCTCGATTATGTTGACTCTGTGAATGTAAACAATCGACTAAAGTATTATATCAGTGATACCGATACAACAAATAAAGGGAACATACGATTAATTCAATTCCTAACACACACAGCTCCACTTAGAGGTGGCTACTATTTCTGGGGGCATGTTTACGATAAAGAAACCAAGAAGTATGACCCTACCTATATAAGTAGTTATAAAAAGAAAGGTTACAATGTGGAAATCACTCCTAACTTATTTGCTACAGATAGTATTAAAGACTGTATGTGGAAATGGCTATTAGAAAGTCCTATTTCAACAAGAAGACGATATACAAAGGATGTTTATAGGTATTGGTACAGTGATTTAGGATATTACTTCTTACAAAGGTCTATTGAAAAAATTACAGACAAACGATTAGATCATTATCTAGAATCTAAGCTTTACAGTAAATTAGGTACAAGAAATTTAGGGTATTTACCATTAGCTCATGGTATCAATTTAAAACGAATACCTCCTACTGAGATGGATATTCATTACCGACAATCATTAATTAAAGGCATTGTTCATGACCCATCTGCTGATTTAATGGGTGGTGTTGCCGGACATGCAGGTATTTTTTCAAATGCTCATGATCTAGCTATCTTAATGCAAATGAATCTTCAGAATGGTTTCTATGCGGGTAATCAGTTTTTTGATGAAGCCACTATCAATAAATACAACAGACAACCATATGTTCGATTTAAGAATAGAAGGGCCTTAGGCTGGGATAAACCACCATTGAGAGGAGATGAAGGAAATACTTCTCCACTTGCTCCAAAGAAAACATTTGGGCATACAGGGTTTACAGGTACATGTGCATGGATAGATCCGGAAAATGATATTGTATATATCTTCTTATCAAACCGTGTATATCCAACGGCTAGAAATAATAAGTTAGCGAAGGAAAATATAAGAGAGAATATTCAGTCTGCAATCTATCAAGCCATGGGTGAAGTACTACCCCAATAG
- the ahcY gene encoding adenosylhomocysteinase, with protein MESTTVKYKVKDISLAEWGRKEIELAEAEMPGLMSLREEFGPSKPLKGARIAGCLHMTIQTAVLIETLVELGAEVTWSSCNIFSTQDQAAAAIAAAGIPVYAWKGLSEEEFDWCIEQTLHGFEDGKPLNMILDDGGDLTNMVLDRYPELVKDIKGISEETTTGVLRLHDREKNGTLTLPAININDSVTKSKFDNKYGCKESLVDGIRRATDVMIAGKVAVVAGYGDVGKGSAASLRGAGARVIVTEIDPICALQAAMDGFEVKKMDDAVLEGDIVVTTTGNKDIVVGRHFEKVKDKAIVCNIGHFDNEIDMAWLNEKYGHTKVNIKPQVDKYTVASGNDVIILAEGRLVNLGCATGHPSFVMSNSFTNQTLAQLELWQNNGKYENKVYMLPKHLDEKVARLHLAKIGVELETLTDDQASYIGVAKEGPYKVEHYRY; from the coding sequence GTGGAAAGTACTACAGTAAAATACAAGGTTAAAGATATTTCTTTAGCAGAATGGGGTAGAAAAGAGATTGAGCTTGCTGAAGCAGAAATGCCAGGTTTAATGTCTTTAAGAGAAGAATTTGGCCCTTCTAAACCCTTAAAAGGAGCTAGAATTGCTGGCTGTCTTCACATGACTATTCAAACTGCTGTTTTGATTGAAACATTAGTAGAATTAGGTGCTGAAGTTACTTGGTCATCATGTAATATTTTCTCAACACAAGATCAAGCTGCTGCTGCTATTGCTGCTGCAGGTATTCCAGTATATGCTTGGAAAGGTCTTTCTGAGGAAGAATTCGATTGGTGTATCGAACAAACGTTACACGGATTCGAAGATGGTAAGCCTCTTAACATGATCCTTGATGATGGTGGAGATCTTACTAATATGGTATTAGATAGATACCCAGAACTAGTAAAAGATATTAAAGGTATTTCTGAGGAGACAACAACAGGTGTTCTTAGATTACATGATAGAGAGAAAAACGGTACACTTACATTACCTGCTATCAATATTAACGACTCAGTAACAAAGTCTAAATTTGATAACAAATACGGATGTAAAGAATCTTTAGTAGATGGTATCCGTAGAGCTACAGACGTAATGATCGCTGGTAAAGTAGCAGTTGTTGCTGGTTACGGTGATGTTGGTAAAGGTTCTGCTGCTTCATTAAGAGGTGCAGGTGCAAGAGTTATCGTTACTGAAATCGATCCAATCTGTGCTTTACAAGCTGCAATGGACGGTTTTGAAGTGAAGAAAATGGACGACGCTGTATTAGAAGGCGATATCGTAGTTACTACAACTGGTAACAAAGACATCGTTGTTGGTCGTCACTTCGAAAAAGTAAAAGATAAAGCAATCGTTTGTAATATCGGTCACTTCGATAATGAAATCGATATGGCTTGGTTAAACGAAAAATATGGTCACACTAAAGTGAACATCAAACCTCAAGTAGACAAGTATACAGTTGCATCTGGAAACGATGTGATCATTTTGGCAGAAGGTCGTTTGGTAAACTTAGGTTGTGCGACGGGACACCCATCATTCGTAATGTCTAACTCATTTACTAACCAAACATTGGCACAGTTAGAGTTATGGCAAAACAACGGTAAGTATGAGAACAAAGTTTACATGCTACCAAAACACCTTGATGAGAAAGTAGCTCGTCTTCACCTTGCAAAAATCGGTGTAGAGTTAGAAACTCTTACTGATGATCAAGCATCTTACATTGGTGTAGCAAAAGAAGGACCATACAAAGTAGAGCATTACAGATACTAA
- a CDS encoding glycoside hydrolase family 73 protein: MFFLKTSTELSVQTRNGLAIGMRFPNNFYFRYNGNVFTLIVNPKLVIASIVLLFMILGMQFFSSSSEKVIYVQAPIAVNYGAQEPTIDQFIEDFNIELEKVEKAETSVVPVQFVSTYSNYKEEKLDLANNALDKFLIERQLLVTDFLIENKRTRVDQLTNEKLLDLNKKIGNLFRELVLDNMKVPPHVYSFFTSTVPLQKIETALMEQAKYHVPASITLAQAALETGYGSRVIGNNYFGVKDKSKKTKPITTTEYYTAEEYKRNKGIVVSYTKVTKGGRNLYKCVVKDSFAQYMSPWESFRAHSVFLNKQKRYAPLFTQGRDYKAWANMIGSTKYGGVGYATSPLYGELLKKIIERYHLDLLDY, encoded by the coding sequence ATGTTTTTTCTGAAAACATCTACAGAGTTATCTGTACAGACAAGAAATGGTTTAGCTATTGGAATGCGTTTTCCCAATAACTTCTATTTCAGATACAATGGAAATGTCTTCACTCTCATTGTTAACCCAAAGTTAGTCATTGCTTCAATTGTTTTATTATTTATGATTTTAGGAATGCAATTTTTTTCTTCATCTTCTGAAAAAGTAATTTACGTACAAGCACCTATAGCTGTAAACTATGGGGCACAAGAACCTACCATTGATCAATTTATTGAAGACTTTAATATCGAGCTTGAAAAAGTGGAAAAAGCAGAGACTTCTGTAGTCCCTGTACAATTTGTCAGTACCTATAGTAATTACAAAGAAGAGAAGCTTGATTTAGCAAACAATGCTCTAGATAAGTTCCTGATTGAAAGACAACTTTTAGTGACAGATTTTCTAATTGAAAACAAAAGAACAAGAGTTGATCAATTAACCAATGAAAAACTACTTGATTTAAATAAAAAGATCGGAAATTTATTTAGAGAGCTAGTGTTGGATAATATGAAAGTACCACCTCATGTCTATTCTTTCTTTACATCAACTGTTCCGTTACAGAAAATTGAAACAGCATTGATGGAGCAAGCAAAATATCATGTTCCTGCATCTATTACCTTGGCGCAAGCAGCTTTGGAAACAGGATATGGATCTAGAGTAATTGGTAATAATTATTTTGGTGTTAAGGATAAATCAAAGAAGACAAAGCCAATAACTACCACAGAATATTATACGGCAGAAGAATACAAACGAAATAAAGGGATAGTTGTTTCCTACACTAAAGTGACAAAAGGAGGGAGGAACCTTTATAAATGTGTTGTAAAAGATTCATTTGCACAATATATGTCACCTTGGGAATCGTTTAGAGCACATTCAGTATTCCTGAACAAACAAAAAAGATACGCCCCATTATTCACTCAAGGAAGGGATTATAAAGCTTGGGCGAATATGATTGGTTCTACTAAGTATGGTGGAGTAGGTTATGCAACATCTCCATTATATGGAGAGCTACTAAAAAAAATAATCGAGCGATACCATCTTGATCTACTCGATTATTAA
- a CDS encoding cob(I)yrinic acid a,c-diamide adenosyltransferase: MKVYTKTGDKGETSLFGGKRVPKDHIRIEAYGTIDELNSYIGLIRDQSVNNKRSDILKEIQDRLFTIGAEMAADPDKPSLKKPDLYEQDIELLEKAIDQMDRSLSPLKYFILPGGHTSVSFAHLGRTVCRRAERLAITLEHEEGIIDTIIIRYLNRLSDYLFVLSRVMAKELGVEENYWVPRK; encoded by the coding sequence ATGAAAGTATATACTAAAACAGGCGACAAAGGAGAAACTTCACTTTTTGGTGGAAAAAGAGTTCCTAAAGATCATATTAGAATTGAAGCTTATGGAACTATTGATGAATTGAATTCTTATATCGGATTAATTCGTGATCAATCAGTGAATAATAAGAGGTCTGATATTTTAAAGGAGATCCAAGATCGCTTATTTACTATTGGTGCTGAAATGGCAGCAGACCCTGATAAACCTTCTTTAAAGAAACCAGATCTTTACGAGCAAGACATTGAATTATTAGAAAAGGCCATTGACCAAATGGATCGTTCTTTATCTCCATTAAAATATTTTATTCTCCCAGGAGGGCATACATCTGTTTCCTTTGCACATTTAGGAAGAACTGTATGTAGAAGAGCAGAAAGGTTAGCCATCACCCTAGAGCATGAGGAAGGAATTATAGATACGATTATTATTAGGTATTTAAATCGTTTATCCGACTATCTGTTTGTTTTGTCTAGAGTAATGGCTAAAGAACTTGGAGTTGAAGAAAATTATTGGGTTCCTAGAAAGTAA
- a CDS encoding ABC transporter ATP-binding protein, with the protein MSNQVIKTTGISRIYQMGTEVIKALKQIDISIDKGEYVAFMGPSGSGKSTLMNIVGCLDTPSTGEYWLNNQDVSDMSENELAVVRNKEIGFVFQSFNLLPRSTILDNVALPLVYAGVNKEERLERAQKSLDAVGLGDRVKHKPNELSGGQRQRVAIARALVNNPSIILADEPTGALDTKTSYEIMDIFNQLHENGNTIIMVTHEEDIANYAHRIVRLRDGLIEKDEKNLNVTKIVRE; encoded by the coding sequence ATGTCCAATCAAGTTATTAAAACAACCGGAATTTCTAGAATATACCAAATGGGTACCGAAGTGATAAAAGCACTTAAACAAATTGATATTTCTATCGATAAAGGAGAGTATGTTGCTTTTATGGGACCTTCAGGATCAGGAAAATCTACTTTAATGAATATTGTTGGATGTCTTGATACACCTAGCACAGGTGAGTATTGGCTAAATAATCAAGACGTAAGTGATATGTCTGAAAATGAATTGGCTGTAGTTAGAAATAAAGAAATTGGTTTTGTATTCCAATCATTCAACTTATTACCTCGGTCAACTATACTTGATAACGTAGCCCTGCCACTTGTTTATGCAGGCGTAAACAAAGAAGAAAGATTAGAGCGAGCACAAAAATCATTAGATGCGGTAGGTTTAGGTGATCGAGTAAAACATAAACCTAATGAGTTATCTGGAGGACAAAGACAAAGGGTTGCGATTGCAAGAGCTTTAGTAAATAACCCGAGTATTATTCTTGCAGATGAACCTACAGGAGCCTTAGATACAAAAACATCTTATGAAATTATGGATATCTTTAACCAACTCCATGAAAATGGAAATACTATTATTATGGTAACCCACGAAGAAGATATCGCAAATTATGCTCACAGAATAGTAAGACTAAGAGATGGTCTTATTGAAAAAGATGAGAAAAATTTAAATGTGACTAAAATAGTCCGTGAATAA
- a CDS encoding tetratricopeptide repeat protein, which yields MINGIKSLKNTGLAILISNAIALCLLYIFDLSDRIGWVKENIIESIKTPLFSFNKLGVNFGIQSDSFVFLDTYNSGNLTIPYENYVIYGCILTFSFSVYLASISGLKRIWHAILFGLFAILIGTFHFENLGILNEIHDKAFTALVLLIYVGISFYYHIKNHISFGKRFLSYFVTTIALIGIIEINVSENHHWIAEAISYSFPSFVLISILFILFISISFPFGILYITTFKNTGNDGDSYKHFIIFYVIYILNLVYCYLNLFHSVDFDLYYLPPVLNIIIGSFIGLWLIQQQEDLFASATREDSILYWVYLGGALITLSTYAFHLSIFDTSFTNSIEQFSTVTMLGFGGAFSIYIVYNFHHILKKNLKVYKVAFQPQNIDFLSSWGVGLLLTIGLLFINNFVSYRYLWASYNNQLGDVELLNNNKYLAEERYQLADLYHLWNLHSNLMLGKIAEENKRPDVALVAYQNANKNKGIEQSYLKASALEYQNKNYIESLFQLKNGLEKFPNSLPIINNLSLRFYQLGEMDSAFYYLDKGMSISKEGDDYQSIKNNTIGLSVLNKSKFEDVSALLSPLSEASNIYETINHLALLNQNGVSSASKYIPNLVKDTTLNGDEISYIYNYSINTLLDNDPEDITGIISSLNTMNNIDYKQQLLFAEGVNSKSQFKNYNFWLAFDKLDHAYGTTNGYYNFMLGLEALQNNQFELAYDKLMNAFRTGQKSAIYPLSVSSSQVNSKEKTLELWQLVHKMKMISDEEFKIISKYLKTSTLDGNTEKDYFYYILFNHKTLNKSNIIDALKEIGKEYDREEIVLLVLNHLMIERKTEQAKSFIQAYSKQFNVSNNLNAEFITSLYVLEEKNDINIEATESPIQTLAFKIKKKEAIEDQTEVLFLNDAFNKAYTHQLLKEEKGEDAFNFTQQLLYINPFSETNTTQFIQVCMHLGLKDFAESAVVESEYKLSKGAQSRINTLYSELIKQYQQKINTWE from the coding sequence ATGATAAATGGCATTAAAAGCCTTAAAAACACAGGTTTAGCGATTTTAATATCTAACGCAATAGCACTTTGTTTACTCTATATTTTTGATTTATCTGATCGAATCGGTTGGGTAAAAGAAAATATTATAGAAAGTATAAAAACACCGTTATTTTCTTTTAATAAACTAGGTGTAAACTTCGGAATACAATCAGATTCATTTGTTTTTCTAGATACTTACAATTCAGGAAACTTGACAATTCCTTATGAAAACTATGTGATTTATGGTTGTATACTAACCTTTAGTTTTTCAGTTTACTTAGCGAGTATCAGTGGTTTAAAGAGGATTTGGCATGCTATATTATTTGGTTTATTTGCAATCTTGATAGGAACATTCCACTTTGAAAACCTAGGTATATTAAATGAAATACATGACAAAGCATTTACTGCATTAGTTTTACTTATATATGTTGGAATTAGTTTTTACTATCATATCAAAAATCACATTTCATTTGGAAAACGGTTTTTGTCATATTTTGTCACAACGATTGCACTAATTGGGATTATAGAAATCAATGTTTCTGAGAATCATCACTGGATTGCAGAGGCTATTAGTTATAGTTTCCCAAGCTTTGTATTAATCTCTATTCTTTTCATTCTGTTCATTAGTATTAGTTTTCCTTTTGGGATCTTATATATCACTACATTTAAAAATACAGGAAATGATGGAGATAGCTATAAACACTTTATTATTTTCTATGTCATTTATATTCTTAATTTAGTTTACTGCTACTTAAATTTATTTCATTCAGTCGACTTTGACTTATATTACCTACCACCAGTGTTGAATATTATCATCGGAAGCTTTATTGGTTTATGGTTAATTCAACAACAAGAGGATTTATTTGCATCAGCAACTAGAGAAGATTCCATTTTATATTGGGTTTATTTAGGAGGTGCACTAATAACACTATCCACTTATGCTTTTCATTTATCAATATTTGATACATCATTTACTAATAGTATAGAGCAGTTTAGTACTGTAACTATGCTTGGTTTTGGAGGAGCTTTTAGTATTTATATTGTCTACAATTTTCACCATATACTAAAGAAGAACCTCAAAGTATATAAGGTCGCTTTTCAACCTCAAAATATTGATTTCTTATCATCATGGGGAGTTGGTTTATTACTAACTATTGGATTACTATTTATCAATAATTTTGTCTCTTATCGATACCTTTGGGCATCTTACAACAATCAATTGGGTGATGTAGAATTACTCAACAACAATAAATACTTAGCTGAAGAAAGGTATCAATTAGCAGACTTGTATCATTTATGGAATTTACATTCCAATTTGATGTTGGGAAAAATTGCCGAAGAGAATAAAAGACCTGATGTTGCTTTAGTCGCTTACCAGAATGCGAATAAAAATAAAGGTATTGAACAATCCTACTTAAAGGCTAGTGCACTAGAATATCAAAATAAAAACTATATAGAATCATTATTTCAGCTAAAAAATGGTTTAGAGAAGTTTCCAAATTCATTACCGATTATCAATAACCTATCCTTAAGATTTTATCAATTAGGAGAAATGGATAGTGCATTTTATTATTTAGATAAGGGAATGTCTATTTCAAAAGAAGGTGACGATTACCAATCTATAAAAAATAACACCATCGGTTTGTCGGTATTGAATAAGAGCAAATTTGAAGATGTATCTGCATTATTATCTCCATTATCTGAAGCGTCGAATATTTATGAAACTATTAACCATTTAGCTTTATTGAACCAAAATGGGGTTTCCTCTGCATCGAAATACATTCCTAACCTTGTAAAAGATACAACTCTTAATGGCGATGAGATAAGTTATATCTATAATTATAGTATCAACACTTTACTTGATAATGATCCAGAGGATATTACCGGTATTATTTCATCATTGAATACAATGAATAATATCGACTATAAACAACAATTACTTTTTGCAGAAGGGGTTAACAGTAAATCACAATTTAAAAATTACAATTTCTGGCTGGCTTTTGATAAGCTAGACCACGCATATGGTACAACAAATGGTTATTACAACTTTATGTTAGGTTTAGAAGCCTTACAAAATAATCAGTTTGAATTGGCATATGATAAATTGATGAATGCTTTTAGAACTGGGCAAAAATCGGCTATTTATCCTCTTAGTGTTTCTAGTAGTCAAGTTAATTCTAAAGAAAAAACTCTTGAACTATGGCAGCTTGTTCATAAAATGAAAATGATAAGTGATGAAGAATTCAAGATCATCTCGAAATATCTTAAAACGTCTACCTTAGATGGTAATACAGAAAAAGATTACTTCTACTATATTCTATTTAATCACAAGACTCTTAATAAAAGTAACATTATTGATGCATTAAAAGAGATTGGTAAAGAATACGATAGAGAGGAAATTGTTCTTCTAGTATTAAATCACTTGATGATTGAAAGAAAAACAGAACAAGCAAAATCATTCATTCAAGCCTATTCTAAACAATTTAATGTATCAAATAATTTAAATGCTGAGTTTATCACCTCGCTGTATGTTTTAGAAGAGAAAAATGATATTAACATTGAAGCTACTGAAAGTCCAATCCAAACTTTAGCTTTTAAAATAAAAAAGAAAGAAGCAATCGAAGATCAAACAGAAGTTCTATTTTTGAATGACGCTTTTAATAAAGCATATACGCATCAATTATTAAAAGAAGAGAAAGGAGAAGACGCGTTTAACTTCACTCAGCAGCTTTTATACATTAATCCATTTTCTGAAACTAATACAACTCAATTTATTCAAGTATGTATGCACTTAGGTTTAAAAGATTTTGCTGAGAGTGCAGTAGTTGAATCTGAATATAAATTATCAAAAGGTGCTCAAAGCAGAATAAATACGTTATATTCAGAGTTAATAAAACAATACCAACAAAAAATAAATACCTGGGAGTAA